A genomic segment from Streptomyces sp. TLI_235 encodes:
- a CDS encoding 3-oxoacyl-[acyl-carrier-protein] synthase-3, with translation MKTVSLTGVSGHLPGEPVPASFYTDHPGAEDRLRDSPMFRVPALRHHVTGESNVDLVERAVQPLIERHGRAEIRAVDVLLVHSQLPDSPIVGAGTEVARRLGLNPEWLIDVANAGCASFVHMLQLARQILRTTEARTALICNAQTAAGQLFTQSEVRRLAQAAIPGDGCGVGYVTTSAASPVLAVAGRHIGAHGGDMTVVLEDGRRYWEPGRSQLRIGFTEESVGTVLERGNRLVPDMVAEVCARIGVPTAEIDVLVTNQPNRTFLGNWRRSLGLPPERHPDTFDRCGNLFGAAVPVTLDLALRSGRVKGGDLVVLAGFAHAGDYAGAAAIRWGGASS, from the coding sequence GTGAAGACCGTCAGCCTCACCGGCGTCTCCGGGCACCTGCCCGGGGAGCCGGTGCCCGCCTCGTTCTACACCGACCACCCGGGGGCGGAGGACCGGCTCAGGGACAGCCCGATGTTCCGGGTTCCGGCGCTGCGGCACCATGTCACCGGGGAGAGCAACGTGGACCTGGTGGAGCGGGCCGTCCAGCCGCTGATCGAGCGGCACGGCCGGGCCGAGATCCGCGCGGTGGACGTGCTCCTGGTACACAGCCAGCTGCCGGACAGTCCGATCGTCGGGGCCGGCACCGAGGTCGCACGCCGGCTCGGCCTGAACCCGGAGTGGCTGATCGACGTGGCCAACGCGGGCTGCGCGTCCTTCGTGCACATGCTGCAACTGGCCCGGCAGATCCTTCGCACCACCGAGGCGAGGACGGCGCTGATCTGCAACGCGCAGACCGCCGCCGGGCAGCTCTTCACCCAGTCCGAGGTACGACGGCTCGCCCAGGCCGCGATCCCCGGGGACGGCTGCGGAGTCGGCTACGTCACCACCTCGGCGGCCTCACCGGTGCTGGCAGTGGCCGGCCGTCACATCGGCGCCCACGGCGGAGACATGACCGTCGTCCTGGAGGACGGCCGGCGTTACTGGGAACCGGGGCGGTCCCAGCTGCGGATCGGCTTCACCGAGGAGAGCGTCGGTACCGTCCTCGAACGCGGCAACCGGCTGGTGCCCGACATGGTGGCCGAGGTCTGTGCGCGGATCGGAGTCCCCACGGCGGAGATCGACGTGCTGGTCACCAACCAGCCCAACCGCACCTTCCTGGGGAACTGGCGGCGGTCGCTGGGGCTTCCGCCCGAACGGCATCCCGACACCTTCGACCGGTGCGGCAACCTCTTCGGCGCCGCGGTGCCCGTCACCCTGGACCTGGCGCTGCGGTCCGGTCGGGTCAAGGGCGGCGACCTGGTGGTGCTGGCCGGCTTCGCGCACGCGGGCGACTACGCGGGTGCGGCGGCCATCCGCTGGGGCGGCGCGAGCAGCTGA
- a CDS encoding serine phosphatase RsbU (regulator of sigma subunit): protein MDVERRSAGERPWGRVPALVLVPIGLLVVLLVVIIRSPDSIRLGPLLVIAPALTPSFAGPRVTAAVAALTVAAGVLIAVLRGGLTTGNHPAQLAALAALSMMIVVFAVVRERRERQLARAQSVAEAAQRALLRPIPERIGPLQIATVYLAAEHEAQIGGDLYTATRTDGGARMIVGDVRGKGLAAVGESAPLLSAFRLVAAQHATLPDLAWTLDHNVSRYLHDFAQTDRETAEHFVTALLLDIPDDAPVARMTNCGHPPPLLLHHDRVIGLDGAGTAPPLGLGVLAAADYPDDTFPFEIGDTLLLHTDGVIEARDRSGAFYPFADRVARWTGSAPEALVNHIRRDLLAHAGGRLGDDAAVVAIRRTDGSEHRLHGLL, encoded by the coding sequence ATGGACGTCGAACGGCGCTCGGCCGGCGAGAGGCCGTGGGGTCGCGTCCCGGCGCTGGTGCTGGTGCCCATCGGTCTCCTCGTGGTGCTCCTCGTGGTGATCATCCGGTCGCCCGACTCGATCCGTCTGGGCCCGCTGCTCGTGATCGCTCCCGCACTGACCCCGTCCTTCGCCGGGCCACGGGTGACCGCCGCCGTCGCGGCGCTCACCGTCGCCGCCGGTGTCCTCATCGCCGTCCTGCGCGGTGGCCTGACCACCGGCAACCACCCGGCGCAGCTTGCCGCACTCGCCGCGCTGTCCATGATGATCGTGGTCTTCGCGGTGGTCCGGGAGCGCCGCGAACGGCAGCTCGCCCGCGCCCAGTCGGTGGCCGAGGCGGCCCAGCGCGCTCTGCTGCGCCCGATTCCCGAGCGGATCGGCCCGCTGCAGATCGCGACCGTGTACCTGGCCGCCGAGCACGAGGCGCAGATCGGCGGTGACCTCTACACGGCGACCCGCACGGACGGCGGGGCACGGATGATCGTCGGGGACGTCCGGGGGAAGGGCCTGGCCGCCGTCGGGGAGTCAGCCCCGTTGCTCAGCGCCTTCCGGCTCGTCGCCGCCCAGCACGCCACCCTGCCCGACCTCGCCTGGACGCTGGACCACAACGTCAGCCGGTACCTGCACGACTTCGCCCAGACCGACAGGGAGACCGCCGAGCACTTCGTCACCGCCCTGCTCCTGGACATCCCCGACGACGCCCCGGTGGCCCGCATGACCAACTGCGGACACCCGCCACCACTGCTGCTGCACCACGACCGCGTGATCGGACTCGACGGCGCCGGTACCGCGCCACCCCTGGGCCTCGGCGTCCTGGCGGCCGCCGACTACCCGGACGACACGTTCCCCTTCGAGATCGGGGACACGCTCCTGCTCCACACCGATGGCGTGATCGAAGCCCGCGACCGTTCCGGTGCGTTCTACCCGTTCGCGGACCGGGTCGCCCGTTGGACCGGTAGCGCGCCGGAGGCGCTGGTCAACCACATCCGCCGCGACCTGCTGGCTCACGCCGGTGGGCGGCTCGGCGACGACGCGGCCGTCGTCGCCATCCGGCGTACCGACGGGTCCGAGCACCGTCTGCACGGGCTGCTGTAG